The Pseudochaenichthys georgianus chromosome 8, fPseGeo1.2, whole genome shotgun sequence genome has a segment encoding these proteins:
- the rpusd1 gene encoding RNA pseudouridylate synthase domain-containing protein 1 isoform X1 encodes MTTEPASLESLGVLFQSDDFIVVDKHWDIRIDSKMWYEKHTVQAQLRHRFPQLADPSTYYGFRFCHQLDFSTSGALCVALNKAAAGRAYRCFKDRTVTKAYLALVRGLVEKETQTLEFSIGKNSSEGKTHMMCIEGTEGCENPKPCQTELMVLEYGLYDGEPVTKVLLQPLTGRTHQLRVHCSAIGHPIVGDFTYSSGADDAPYRMMLHAHFLHIPLEPEPLLVSGEDPFLPTLDPKWLPQRSLRTLKTTVEALLERRLEEDRKIKEEKRERARKEEERRKGRKERRTKEEIEEQTRQCQEWLSEWAGD; translated from the exons ATGACCACAGAGCCTGCCAGTCTGGAGAGCCTGGGGGTGCTGTTCCAGAGCGATGACTTCATCGTGGTGGACAAGCACTGGGACATCCGCATCGACAGCAAGATGTGGTACGAGAAACACACCGTGCAGGCGCAGCTGCGGCACCGCTTCCCTCAGCTGGCAGACCCCAGCACCTACTATGGATTCAG GTTCTGTCATCAGTTGGATTTCTCCACAAGTGGGGCTCTTTGTGTGGCGCTCAATAAAGCGGCTGCCGGCCGGGCTTACCGCTGCTTCAAGGACCGAACCGTCACCAAGGCCTACCTCGCCCTT GTACGTGGATTGGTGGAAAAAGAGACACAGACTCTGGAATTCTCCATTGGCAAGAATTCTTCAGAGGGAAAAACCCACATGATGTGTATCGAGGGAACAGAAG GTTGTGAGAACCCAAAGCCTTGCCAAACTGAGCTGATGGTGTTGGAGTACGGGTTATATGATGGAGAGCCCGTCACAAAGGTCCTGCTGCAGCCGCTCACTG GCCGAACCCACCAGTTGAGGGTCCACTGCAGCGCTATAGGTCACCCTATTGTCGGGGATTTCACCTACAGCTCTGGAGCAGACGACGCCCCGTACCGCATGATGCTGCACGCCCACTTCCTGCACATTCCCCTAGAACCTGAGCCCCTGCTCGTCTCGGGTGAAGACCCCTTTCTCCCCACACTGGATCCAAAATGGCTCCCGCAGCGCTCTTTACGGACCCTGAAGACCActgtggaggcgctgctggAGCGGAGATTAGAGGAGGACAGGAAGAtcaaagaggagaagagagagagggcgagaaaggaggaggagagaaggaAAGGACGCAAGGAACGAAGGACTAAGGAGGAGATTGAGGAGCAGACGAGGCAGTGTCAGGAGTGGCTGAGCGAATGGGCTGGAGACTGA
- the rpusd1 gene encoding RNA pseudouridylate synthase domain-containing protein 1 isoform X2 — protein MWYEKHTVQAQLRHRFPQLADPSTYYGFRFCHQLDFSTSGALCVALNKAAAGRAYRCFKDRTVTKAYLALVRGLVEKETQTLEFSIGKNSSEGKTHMMCIEGTEGCENPKPCQTELMVLEYGLYDGEPVTKVLLQPLTGRTHQLRVHCSAIGHPIVGDFTYSSGADDAPYRMMLHAHFLHIPLEPEPLLVSGEDPFLPTLDPKWLPQRSLRTLKTTVEALLERRLEEDRKIKEEKRERARKEEERRKGRKERRTKEEIEEQTRQCQEWLSEWAGD, from the exons ATGTGGTACGAGAAACACACCGTGCAGGCGCAGCTGCGGCACCGCTTCCCTCAGCTGGCAGACCCCAGCACCTACTATGGATTCAG GTTCTGTCATCAGTTGGATTTCTCCACAAGTGGGGCTCTTTGTGTGGCGCTCAATAAAGCGGCTGCCGGCCGGGCTTACCGCTGCTTCAAGGACCGAACCGTCACCAAGGCCTACCTCGCCCTT GTACGTGGATTGGTGGAAAAAGAGACACAGACTCTGGAATTCTCCATTGGCAAGAATTCTTCAGAGGGAAAAACCCACATGATGTGTATCGAGGGAACAGAAG GTTGTGAGAACCCAAAGCCTTGCCAAACTGAGCTGATGGTGTTGGAGTACGGGTTATATGATGGAGAGCCCGTCACAAAGGTCCTGCTGCAGCCGCTCACTG GCCGAACCCACCAGTTGAGGGTCCACTGCAGCGCTATAGGTCACCCTATTGTCGGGGATTTCACCTACAGCTCTGGAGCAGACGACGCCCCGTACCGCATGATGCTGCACGCCCACTTCCTGCACATTCCCCTAGAACCTGAGCCCCTGCTCGTCTCGGGTGAAGACCCCTTTCTCCCCACACTGGATCCAAAATGGCTCCCGCAGCGCTCTTTACGGACCCTGAAGACCActgtggaggcgctgctggAGCGGAGATTAGAGGAGGACAGGAAGAtcaaagaggagaagagagagagggcgagaaaggaggaggagagaaggaAAGGACGCAAGGAACGAAGGACTAAGGAGGAGATTGAGGAGCAGACGAGGCAGTGTCAGGAGTGGCTGAGCGAATGGGCTGGAGACTGA